The following proteins come from a genomic window of Ornithinimicrobium cryptoxanthini:
- a CDS encoding alpha/beta fold hydrolase — MTTPDVTTRLVQTSRLNTFVREAGDPDSPVLVLVHGNVSSSVFFDALIEQLADSFRIIAPDYRGYGGSERRTIDATRGMADFSDDVVALLDALKITLPVDLLGWSAGGNIVLQLAIDHPDRVRRLVLEAGGSPYGFGGTHGLDGTPTAEDFAGTGGGTANPDFCQRLAAGDRGEEPTSPLTTLRAFYVKPGFTFDPEVEQRYLDGMLATSVGDDIYPGDSTTSQNWPGLAPGTTGTNNALSPQYLNQGAFADLDPAPPVLWIRGADDQIVSDTSMFDLAQLGKLGAIPGYPGEDMVPPQPMVSQLRAVLEAAGEFTELVYDDCGHAPHLEHPQRFADDVRNFLR, encoded by the coding sequence ATGACGACCCCTGACGTGACGACCCGGCTGGTCCAGACCTCCCGTCTCAACACCTTCGTGCGGGAGGCGGGTGATCCAGACAGCCCGGTGCTCGTGCTCGTGCACGGCAACGTCAGCTCGTCGGTCTTCTTCGACGCGCTGATCGAGCAGCTGGCCGACAGCTTCCGGATCATCGCCCCCGACTACCGCGGCTACGGCGGGTCCGAGCGCAGGACCATCGACGCGACCCGAGGCATGGCGGACTTCTCCGACGACGTCGTGGCGCTGCTCGACGCCCTCAAGATCACCCTGCCCGTCGACCTGCTCGGCTGGTCAGCCGGGGGCAACATCGTGCTGCAGCTGGCGATCGACCACCCCGACCGGGTCAGGCGGCTGGTCCTCGAGGCTGGCGGCTCGCCATACGGTTTCGGCGGCACTCACGGGCTGGACGGCACCCCCACCGCAGAGGACTTCGCCGGGACCGGAGGCGGGACGGCCAACCCCGACTTCTGCCAGCGGCTGGCCGCGGGCGACCGGGGCGAGGAGCCGACCAGCCCCCTGACGACGCTGCGTGCCTTCTATGTCAAGCCCGGGTTCACCTTCGATCCCGAGGTCGAGCAGCGCTACCTCGACGGGATGCTGGCCACGAGCGTCGGTGACGACATCTACCCGGGCGACAGCACCACCTCGCAGAACTGGCCCGGACTTGCCCCTGGGACGACCGGCACCAACAACGCCCTCTCGCCGCAGTACCTCAACCAGGGCGCCTTCGCCGACCTGGACCCGGCGCCGCCGGTGCTGTGGATCCGCGGCGCCGACGACCAGATCGTCTCCGACACCTCGATGTTCGACCTGGCGCAGCTGGGCAAGCTGGGCGCGATCCCCGGCTATCCGGGCGAGGACATGGTGCCGCCCCAGCCGATGGTCAGCCAGCTGCGCGCCGTCCTGGAGGCGGCCGGTGAGTTCACCGAGCTGGTCTATGACGACTGTGGCCACGCTCCGCACCTGGAGCACCCGCAGCGATTCGCGGACGATGTGCGCAACTTCCTGAGGTGA
- the dnaG gene encoding DNA primase produces MAGLIRPEDVQAVKERSSIEDVVREHVTLRPGGTGSLKGLCPFHDEKTPSFTVRPAVGAYHCFGCGEGGDVISFVMKVDHLTFAESVERLAGKIGMELRYDESTGGRGRRDSEGGLGRRARLVEGHRAAAEFYASAYAESPEGQQAREFMDAKGFTLDDAAVFQVGYAPQSGEALTRHLRAKGFTDDELVIGGLSGRGSRGLYDRFRGRVIWPIRDITGDTIGFGARRIYDDDRIAAKYLNTSETPIYKKTSVLYGLDLAKKPMAEQRRAVVVEGYTDVMACHLSGVDTAVATCGTAFGIDHIKMLRRILRDEPGLSPARVVFTFDGDVAGQKAAMRAFGEDQRWASQSYVAVAPAGQDPNDLRLRGGDEPVRELVDAAVPMFEFAVRSTIAPYDLDRAEERVSAMRAAAPILAGIRDKALRPEYVRTAAGWLGMPVERVAAEVARAGRAPSGRPGQFAERRAAPTAGQNGRPSGPGGQGPGPDQSGEAAQAPVLPRPDLRDPLVAAERQLLQVTLQYPGSLDDDALSSLPPDALRAPAHQVVLEGVKDGGGLATARTLSTQGWAAAVAEATRPEAQPLVNELSVAPLPVTLEPGSALPPRRYVDSLLSRVVEAGLARRIADAMSALQRAEPGSTQERAISEQLTVLYRERARLRAETE; encoded by the coding sequence GTGGCCGGACTGATCAGACCCGAGGACGTGCAGGCCGTCAAGGAGCGCAGCTCGATCGAGGACGTCGTGCGCGAGCACGTCACCCTGCGCCCCGGAGGCACCGGGTCGCTCAAGGGGCTGTGCCCGTTCCACGACGAGAAGACCCCATCCTTCACGGTCCGACCCGCGGTGGGTGCCTATCACTGTTTCGGCTGTGGCGAGGGCGGCGACGTCATCTCCTTCGTCATGAAGGTCGACCACCTCACCTTCGCCGAGTCCGTCGAGCGTCTCGCCGGCAAGATCGGCATGGAGCTGAGGTATGACGAGAGCACCGGGGGCCGGGGCCGGCGCGACTCCGAGGGTGGACTGGGCCGGCGGGCACGCCTGGTCGAGGGGCACCGAGCGGCGGCCGAGTTCTATGCCAGCGCCTATGCCGAGAGCCCGGAGGGACAGCAGGCCCGCGAGTTCATGGACGCCAAGGGCTTCACGCTCGATGATGCAGCCGTGTTCCAGGTGGGGTATGCGCCGCAGTCGGGTGAGGCACTGACGCGGCACCTGCGGGCGAAGGGCTTCACTGATGACGAGCTGGTGATCGGCGGCTTGTCCGGGCGGGGGAGCCGAGGGCTCTATGACCGTTTCCGCGGGCGGGTGATCTGGCCGATCCGGGACATCACCGGTGACACCATCGGATTCGGGGCGCGCAGGATCTATGACGATGACCGCATCGCGGCCAAATACCTCAACACGTCCGAGACGCCGATCTACAAGAAGACCTCGGTGCTCTATGGCCTCGACCTGGCCAAGAAGCCGATGGCCGAGCAGCGCCGTGCGGTGGTCGTCGAGGGCTACACCGACGTGATGGCCTGCCACCTGTCCGGTGTCGACACGGCCGTGGCCACCTGTGGCACCGCTTTCGGCATCGACCACATCAAGATGCTGCGCCGGATCCTGCGTGATGAGCCGGGCCTGTCCCCAGCGCGGGTGGTGTTCACCTTTGACGGCGATGTCGCCGGGCAGAAGGCCGCGATGCGGGCGTTCGGCGAGGACCAGCGGTGGGCCAGCCAGTCGTATGTCGCGGTGGCTCCGGCCGGGCAGGACCCCAACGACCTGCGTCTGCGCGGTGGCGACGAGCCGGTGCGGGAACTGGTGGACGCGGCGGTGCCGATGTTTGAGTTCGCGGTCCGCTCCACGATCGCGCCCTATGACCTGGACCGTGCGGAGGAGCGGGTGTCGGCGATGCGTGCTGCGGCCCCGATCTTGGCGGGCATCAGGGACAAGGCGCTGCGACCGGAGTATGTCCGGACCGCCGCCGGGTGGCTCGGCATGCCCGTGGAGCGTGTTGCCGCCGAGGTGGCCAGGGCCGGCCGGGCACCCTCGGGGCGGCCCGGTCAGTTTGCCGAGCGTCGTGCCGCACCGACCGCAGGTCAGAACGGGCGCCCCTCCGGCCCGGGCGGACAAGGGCCCGGCCCGGACCAGTCGGGCGAGGCTGCGCAAGCACCCGTGCTGCCGCGGCCGGACCTGCGCGACCCGCTCGTCGCTGCCGAGCGCCAGCTCCTGCAGGTGACCTTGCAGTACCCCGGCTCCCTGGACGACGATGCCCTGTCGAGCCTCCCGCCGGATGCTCTGCGGGCTCCTGCTCACCAGGTCGTGCTCGAGGGAGTGAAGGACGGCGGTGGCCTGGCGACCGCGCGCACCCTGAGCACCCAGGGCTGGGCCGCTGCCGTGGCGGAGGCGACGCGACCTGAGGCTCAGCCGCTGGTCAACGAGCTCTCGGTGGCACCCTTGCCGGTCACCCTCGAACCCGGCAGCGCCCTGCCGCCGCGGCGCTATGTCGACTCGTTGCTGAGCAGGGTGGTCGAGGCGGGGCTGGCCCGCCGCATCGCGGACGCGATGAGCGCCCTGCAGCGGGCCGAGCCCGGCAGCACCCAGGAACGGGCTATCAGTGAGCAGCTGACCGTCTTGTATCGCGAGCGGGCGCGGCTGCGCGCAGAGACGGAGTGA
- a CDS encoding sulfurtransferase gives MSDLLIEPDELSELLAADDPEARPVVLDVRWALGVGREANHAEYLAGHIPGAAFLDLETGLSAEPAADGSGGRHPMPRLADAQAAFRSVGVTDVRPVVVYDGANSVAAARAWWLLEYYGKDDVRVLNGGYQAWVSAGLPTETESPETEPGDIVLTPGGRRLVDADGIEHYLDRHQVIDARPADRFRGENEVIDPVAGHIPGALSIPAVKNVDASGRFLPPDDLETRFTALGVRPDKRTAVYCGSGVQACHMALAMEVAEIGVYDPAVYMGSWSDWITDPDRPVATGA, from the coding sequence GTGTCTGACCTGCTGATCGAGCCGGATGAGCTCTCGGAGCTGCTGGCTGCCGACGACCCCGAGGCCCGCCCCGTGGTCCTCGACGTCCGGTGGGCGCTGGGAGTCGGCCGGGAGGCCAACCACGCCGAATACCTCGCCGGGCACATCCCCGGCGCAGCCTTCCTGGACCTGGAGACGGGCCTGTCCGCCGAGCCGGCCGCCGACGGTAGCGGTGGCCGCCACCCGATGCCTCGCCTGGCCGACGCCCAGGCCGCCTTCCGGTCGGTCGGGGTGACCGACGTGCGTCCGGTCGTGGTCTATGACGGGGCGAACTCTGTTGCGGCAGCGCGCGCCTGGTGGTTGTTGGAGTATTACGGCAAGGACGACGTGCGCGTCCTCAACGGCGGCTACCAGGCCTGGGTGTCCGCCGGCCTGCCGACCGAGACCGAGAGCCCCGAGACCGAGCCCGGCGACATCGTGCTCACCCCTGGTGGCCGCCGGCTGGTGGACGCCGACGGCATCGAGCACTACCTGGACCGCCACCAGGTCATCGACGCCCGCCCGGCAGACCGCTTCCGGGGGGAGAACGAGGTGATCGACCCCGTCGCCGGGCACATCCCCGGGGCTCTGAGCATCCCGGCCGTCAAGAACGTCGATGCCTCCGGGCGGTTCCTGCCCCCGGACGACCTGGAGACGCGGTTCACCGCGCTCGGGGTCCGACCGGACAAGCGCACGGCAGTCTATTGCGGGTCTGGCGTCCAGGCGTGCCACATGGCGCTGGCGATGGAGGTGGCCGAGATCGGGGTCTATGACCCGGCTGTCTACATGGGCTCGTGGAGCGACTGGATCACCGACCCCGACCGACCGGTGGCCACCGGGGCGTGA
- a CDS encoding DUF2277 domain-containing protein: protein MCRNIRPLNNFAPPATTDEVSAAALQYVRKIGGATKPSAANQAAYDTAVEKIAAASQELLDALVTTAPPKDRETEAAKAKARSAARFAS from the coding sequence ATGTGTCGGAACATTCGCCCACTGAACAACTTCGCCCCGCCGGCGACCACCGACGAGGTCAGCGCAGCCGCGCTGCAGTACGTCCGCAAGATCGGTGGTGCCACCAAGCCCTCGGCCGCCAACCAGGCCGCCTACGACACGGCTGTGGAGAAGATCGCCGCCGCCAGCCAGGAGCTGCTGGACGCCCTGGTCACCACCGCCCCGCCGAAGGACCGCGAGACCGAGGCGGCCAAGGCCAAGGCCCGCTCCGCCGCACGCTTCGCCAGTTGA
- the ligD gene encoding non-homologous end-joining DNA ligase: MAASSKSPAIELQVGERSVRLSNPDRVYFPEGGHTKLDLANYYLSVGDGIVNALRERPCMLHRFPEGIEGEKVHQKRLPRGAPDWVETAHVTFPRWNRTADELCVTELASVIWAVQMSTVEFHPWNSRRSDVERPDEWRIDLDPGEECDFTTVQRVAGVAQEVLDEIGATGWPKTTGSKGLHVYVRIAPDHGFGDVRRAALAFAREVERRTPQDATTTWWRKDRDPTAVFVDFNQNARDHTIAAAYSVRGRPDARVSAPLTWAEVPDVDPANFTIVTMPERFADLGDLHAGIDDAVFDIAPLLEWAERDEAAGAEPAPEPED, encoded by the coding sequence ATGGCCGCGTCGTCGAAGTCCCCCGCGATCGAGCTCCAGGTGGGCGAGCGCTCCGTGCGCCTCTCCAACCCCGACCGGGTCTATTTCCCCGAGGGCGGACACACCAAGCTCGACCTGGCCAACTACTACCTGTCGGTGGGCGATGGCATCGTCAACGCCCTGCGCGAGCGGCCCTGCATGCTGCACCGCTTCCCGGAGGGCATCGAGGGCGAGAAGGTGCACCAGAAGCGGCTTCCGCGCGGTGCCCCCGACTGGGTGGAGACCGCGCACGTTACCTTCCCGAGGTGGAACCGCACAGCCGACGAACTGTGCGTCACCGAGCTGGCCAGCGTGATCTGGGCGGTGCAGATGTCGACCGTGGAGTTCCACCCGTGGAACAGCCGGCGCTCTGACGTCGAACGGCCCGACGAGTGGCGCATCGACCTGGACCCCGGGGAGGAGTGCGACTTCACCACGGTGCAGCGGGTGGCCGGTGTCGCCCAGGAGGTGCTCGACGAGATCGGGGCGACCGGCTGGCCGAAGACGACCGGCAGCAAGGGGCTGCATGTCTATGTCCGGATCGCGCCGGACCACGGGTTCGGCGACGTGCGCCGGGCGGCCCTCGCCTTCGCGCGAGAGGTGGAGCGCCGCACCCCGCAGGACGCGACGACGACGTGGTGGCGCAAGGACCGTGACCCCACCGCGGTGTTCGTCGACTTCAACCAGAACGCAAGGGACCACACGATCGCTGCGGCCTACTCCGTGCGGGGTCGGCCCGACGCCAGGGTCTCGGCGCCGCTGACCTGGGCCGAGGTGCCGGACGTCGACCCGGCGAACTTCACGATCGTGACGATGCCGGAGCGCTTTGCGGATCTCGGTGACCTGCACGCGGGCATCGACGATGCCGTCTTTGACATCGCTCCCCTGCTCGAGTGGGCCGAGCGGGACGAGGCGGCCGGCGCCGAACCGGCACCCGAGCCGGAGGACTGA
- a CDS encoding amino acid ABC transporter permease, with the protein MTDTTRVLFDAPGPRARLRYRILAGVGILLVLALAYAVFLRLDEKDQLTAARWDWVLTASAWNNYLIPGLWDTLRAAAISIVLAMVLALLLALARMSEIAPLRWAAGVVVEFFRAVPVLIMMLFVFWFLAHRGWFPNTLNPMIGVIIGLVMYNASVLCEVIRNGVVSLPAGQREAGLSIGLSPAQVRRSILIPQSLTAMLPTLISQIIVITKDTALGYLILYPELVTRGRQLGSSEAATLPAYVVVAVLFILINYTLSKIAEGVENRQRRRARSAGPVADADQPAVQVPITPGGSTF; encoded by the coding sequence ATGACTGACACGACACGCGTCCTGTTCGACGCACCCGGCCCCCGGGCACGCCTGCGCTATCGGATCCTCGCGGGCGTCGGCATCCTGCTCGTGCTGGCCCTGGCCTATGCCGTTTTCCTCCGGCTCGACGAGAAGGACCAGCTCACCGCGGCCCGGTGGGACTGGGTCCTGACCGCCAGCGCGTGGAACAACTATCTGATCCCCGGCCTGTGGGACACCCTGCGCGCCGCCGCCATCTCGATCGTGCTCGCGATGGTGCTCGCCCTCCTCCTGGCGTTGGCCCGGATGTCCGAGATCGCACCGCTGCGGTGGGCAGCAGGTGTCGTCGTGGAGTTCTTCCGCGCCGTCCCCGTGCTGATCATGATGCTGTTCGTCTTCTGGTTCCTGGCCCACCGCGGCTGGTTCCCGAACACCCTCAACCCGATGATCGGCGTCATCATCGGCCTGGTGATGTATAACGCCTCCGTGCTCTGCGAGGTCATCCGCAACGGCGTCGTGTCCCTCCCGGCCGGACAGCGCGAGGCTGGCCTGTCGATCGGGCTCTCGCCCGCGCAGGTGCGGCGCTCGATCCTTATCCCCCAGTCGCTGACCGCGATGCTGCCGACGCTGATCAGCCAGATCATCGTCATCACCAAGGACACCGCACTGGGCTACCTGATCCTCTATCCCGAACTGGTGACCAGAGGGCGGCAACTCGGCTCGTCGGAGGCGGCGACGCTGCCCGCCTACGTGGTGGTAGCGGTCCTGTTCATCCTCATCAACTACACCCTCAGCAAGATCGCTGAGGGCGTCGAGAACCGCCAGCGCAGGCGCGCCCGCAGCGCCGGACCGGTCGCCGACGCCGACCAGCCGGCCGTCCAGGTGCCCATCACACCTGGCGGATCCACCTTCTGA
- a CDS encoding deoxyguanosinetriphosphate triphosphohydrolase: protein MTGYSAHDRERWVAEDPALKRLDRDDFARDRGRIIHSAGLRRLSATTQVVAPDSDDFVRNRLTHSLEVAQIGREFGAALGCSADVVDTACLAHDIGHPPFGHNGEAALDELAAEIGGFEGNAQTLRVLTRLEAKRSHADGRSAGLNLTRASLDAATKYPWTRGAGPEPTPKFGAYPDDVEVFTWLRSGAPDEVGRRCLEAQVMDWSDDVAYCVHDVEDAIASGRVDPAALRSAPEQQAVIEVARRSYAADLSADELSAALQRLLVSGWVPQSHDGSRADLAALKDMTSRLIGRFVSTVEQSTRALHGGGILTRYGADLVVPDHVRAETAVLKATAAHFVMLTAERKDLMGRQREVVGELVQHFLDHPEQMDPLHRLARVEARAAGDDGAELRAVIDQVASLSDARALLLHAATRP from the coding sequence GTGACCGGCTACTCGGCGCACGATCGTGAGCGCTGGGTTGCTGAGGACCCGGCCCTGAAGCGGCTGGACCGCGACGACTTTGCCCGCGACCGTGGGCGGATCATCCACTCGGCAGGTCTGCGGCGCCTCTCGGCGACCACCCAGGTGGTCGCCCCGGACTCCGACGACTTCGTGCGCAACCGGCTGACGCACTCGCTGGAGGTCGCCCAGATCGGTCGCGAGTTCGGGGCGGCACTGGGCTGTTCGGCCGACGTCGTCGACACGGCCTGCCTCGCCCACGACATCGGCCACCCGCCGTTTGGGCACAACGGGGAGGCGGCGCTCGATGAGCTGGCCGCCGAGATCGGCGGCTTCGAGGGCAATGCGCAGACGCTGCGCGTGCTCACCCGGCTGGAGGCCAAGCGCTCGCACGCCGACGGCCGCTCGGCCGGGCTGAACCTGACCAGGGCCAGTCTCGACGCGGCCACGAAATATCCCTGGACCCGGGGAGCGGGCCCTGAGCCGACACCGAAGTTCGGGGCCTATCCCGACGATGTGGAGGTCTTCACCTGGCTGCGGTCCGGGGCACCCGACGAGGTGGGACGCCGGTGCCTGGAGGCCCAGGTGATGGACTGGTCCGACGACGTCGCCTACTGCGTGCACGACGTGGAGGACGCCATCGCCTCCGGACGGGTGGATCCGGCGGCACTGCGCTCGGCACCGGAGCAGCAGGCGGTGATCGAGGTGGCCCGCCGGTCCTATGCCGCGGACTTGTCGGCCGACGAGCTGTCCGCGGCCCTGCAGCGGTTGCTCGTCTCAGGGTGGGTGCCGCAGTCGCACGACGGCAGCCGGGCGGACCTGGCGGCGCTGAAGGACATGACCAGTCGTCTCATCGGCCGCTTCGTCAGCACCGTCGAGCAGAGCACCCGCGCCCTCCATGGGGGCGGCATCCTCACCCGCTATGGCGCAGACCTGGTCGTGCCGGACCACGTGCGCGCAGAGACGGCGGTGCTCAAGGCGACGGCCGCGCACTTCGTGATGCTGACCGCCGAGCGCAAGGACCTGATGGGCCGGCAGCGCGAGGTGGTCGGTGAGCTGGTGCAGCACTTCCTGGACCACCCCGAACAGATGGACCCACTCCACCGGCTGGCTCGCGTGGAGGCTCGTGCCGCCGGTGACGACGGGGCAGAGCTGCGCGCGGTCATCGACCAGGTTGCCTCGCTCTCGGACGCCCGCGCACTGCTGCTGCACGCGGCGACCCGCCCCTGA
- a CDS encoding DUF4153 domain-containing protein produces MADLDPERPLDPVGSIKIKIGLLVALSILVAAVVLQVGNRAGVPAWLTLPVTLAAALGVTQWLARGMTAPLREMTTAAGRMAGGDYSSRVTATSADEVGQLGRAFNSMVGDLATADQQRRELVATVSHELRTPLAGQRALLENLVDGVVQPDDAALGAALSQSERLSNLVEDLLDASRLDGGAVRLDLAEVAVAELLDAAVRESAIGGRPVRYEVSVQPPDLHVEADAARLHQVVANLLDNASRHSPTDGVVRVSAQDLGGDRWALEVADRGPGIPAERSEAIFARFGTADPTGGGSGLGLAIARWVCELHGGTIGALPPDGGSGARIRAELPLHPDQTPSAPSPERTIMTMTPEQGAAPASGVTAVAVQAAPSSATPTDAPNGSVIASMFGHFWPERDSLRTAPGALLGSVAVGLLGAIILPERNFGIGTFLVLLAAGALVLRLSVHRGRLWALASATLCVGLGALVFLRAAEWLAVLGLLVSAALVTTALTDARRPLAMIAGGASWVLSGLRGLPLLGRTLTATSRHHVLWPVVRTAAISLILLVVFVGLFASGDALFGSWVSGILPDVRIADTLVLRAFTWFMIGGIVLAACYLALSPPAVETVGPGDPRPVTRAWEWQVPVGVVIAVFAAFLVAQATAMWGGHDYLQQATGLTYAEYVHQGFGQLVVATLLTLVTIAVAVRKAPRATARERQVLRVLLGVLCALTLVVVASALYRMSLYQEAYGYTVLRVLVDAFELWLGLVVVLVLIAGVRLRGSWLPRATLLSAAVFLLVIGLMNPEAWVAQRNIDRYAETGRVDLSYLASLGPDATPVIVDGLPEELARCVVGAPEPAPQDDPLEWNLGRARADAVVPGGGTDRVGRPGCPTTIGE; encoded by the coding sequence GTGGCTGACCTGGACCCTGAGCGGCCGCTCGACCCGGTCGGCTCGATCAAGATCAAGATCGGGCTGCTGGTCGCCCTGAGCATCCTGGTGGCCGCTGTCGTCCTGCAGGTGGGCAACCGCGCTGGTGTGCCGGCCTGGCTCACCCTGCCGGTCACCCTGGCCGCAGCCCTCGGAGTCACCCAGTGGCTGGCCCGGGGGATGACCGCCCCGCTGCGCGAGATGACCACCGCAGCCGGCCGTATGGCGGGCGGCGACTACTCCTCCCGCGTCACCGCGACATCGGCCGACGAGGTGGGTCAGCTGGGGCGGGCGTTCAACTCGATGGTCGGGGACCTGGCGACGGCTGACCAGCAGCGCCGCGAGCTGGTGGCCACGGTCTCGCACGAGCTGCGCACCCCGCTCGCGGGTCAGCGGGCGCTGCTGGAGAACCTCGTCGACGGCGTGGTGCAGCCGGACGACGCGGCGCTGGGGGCGGCGCTGTCCCAGTCCGAGCGGTTGAGCAACCTGGTCGAGGACCTGCTCGACGCGAGCCGTCTCGACGGCGGCGCGGTGCGCCTCGACCTGGCCGAGGTCGCGGTCGCAGAGCTGCTTGACGCTGCTGTCCGCGAGTCAGCGATCGGGGGTCGGCCGGTGCGCTACGAGGTGTCGGTGCAACCTCCCGACCTGCACGTGGAGGCCGACGCCGCGCGCCTGCACCAGGTCGTCGCCAACCTGCTCGACAACGCGTCGCGGCACAGCCCGACCGATGGCGTCGTCCGCGTCAGCGCACAGGACCTGGGAGGCGACCGGTGGGCCCTCGAGGTCGCCGACCGGGGGCCGGGCATCCCGGCGGAGCGGTCGGAAGCCATCTTTGCCCGCTTCGGCACGGCCGATCCGACTGGTGGCGGCAGTGGCCTCGGCTTGGCGATCGCCCGCTGGGTCTGCGAGCTGCACGGCGGGACCATTGGCGCCCTGCCCCCCGACGGAGGGTCCGGCGCCCGGATCCGGGCCGAGCTGCCCCTCCACCCTGACCAGACACCGTCTGCACCATCACCCGAGAGGACCATCATGACCATGACGCCAGAGCAGGGTGCGGCTCCTGCCAGCGGGGTCACCGCCGTCGCCGTCCAGGCCGCTCCGTCGTCCGCCACGCCCACAGACGCGCCCAACGGATCCGTCATCGCCTCGATGTTCGGCCACTTCTGGCCGGAGCGCGACAGCCTGCGCACCGCGCCCGGCGCGCTGCTGGGATCCGTCGCGGTCGGGTTGCTCGGCGCGATCATCCTGCCCGAACGCAACTTCGGCATCGGCACGTTCCTGGTGCTCCTGGCCGCCGGCGCGCTGGTGCTGCGGCTGTCCGTCCACCGAGGTCGGCTCTGGGCCCTGGCATCGGCCACGTTGTGCGTGGGGCTGGGTGCCCTGGTCTTCCTGCGCGCAGCCGAGTGGCTGGCGGTGCTGGGGCTGCTGGTCTCCGCAGCCCTGGTCACCACGGCGCTGACCGACGCCCGGCGCCCGCTGGCGATGATCGCCGGTGGTGCGTCCTGGGTGTTGAGCGGGTTGCGCGGCCTGCCGCTGCTGGGCCGCACCCTGACGGCCACGAGCCGCCACCACGTCCTGTGGCCCGTCGTTCGGACGGCCGCGATCTCGCTGATCCTGCTCGTCGTCTTCGTCGGTCTCTTCGCCTCCGGTGACGCGCTCTTCGGCAGCTGGGTGTCCGGCATACTGCCCGATGTCCGGATCGCCGACACCCTGGTCCTGCGGGCGTTCACCTGGTTCATGATCGGTGGCATCGTGCTGGCAGCCTGCTATCTCGCACTAAGCCCGCCGGCCGTCGAGACGGTCGGGCCGGGCGATCCCCGACCGGTCACCCGCGCGTGGGAGTGGCAGGTGCCGGTCGGAGTCGTCATCGCGGTCTTCGCGGCCTTCCTGGTCGCCCAGGCCACCGCCATGTGGGGCGGTCACGACTATCTGCAGCAGGCCACGGGACTGACGTATGCCGAGTATGTCCACCAGGGCTTCGGGCAGCTCGTCGTCGCGACCCTGCTCACCCTCGTGACCATCGCGGTCGCCGTGCGCAAGGCACCCCGGGCGACGGCCCGCGAGCGGCAGGTGCTGCGCGTCCTGCTCGGCGTGCTGTGCGCCCTGACGCTGGTGGTCGTCGCCTCGGCGCTCTATCGGATGTCGCTCTATCAGGAGGCCTACGGCTACACCGTCCTGCGGGTGCTCGTGGACGCGTTCGAGCTGTGGCTTGGCCTGGTCGTGGTCCTGGTGCTGATCGCGGGGGTGCGCCTGCGCGGGAGCTGGCTGCCGCGGGCGACGCTGCTCTCCGCGGCGGTCTTCCTGCTGGTCATCGGCCTGATGAACCCGGAGGCCTGGGTCGCCCAGCGCAACATCGATCGGTATGCCGAGACGGGCCGGGTGGACCTGTCCTATCTCGCCTCACTGGGGCCCGATGCCACACCGGTGATCGTCGACGGGCTGCCGGAGGAGCTCGCACGGTGCGTCGTCGGCGCGCCGGAGCCCGCGCCGCAGGACGACCCGCTGGAGTGGAACCTGGGCCGGGCGCGCGCAGACGCGGTGGTGCCCGGTGGCGGCACCGACCGGGTCGGTCGGCCAGGGTGCCCGACCACGATCGGGGAGTAG
- a CDS encoding response regulator transcription factor, with translation MTEATAGAHTLLVVEDDPTINQALSDRLVAEGFAVVRAFDGPGAVAAFQEHRPDVVLLDVMLPGYDGLEVCRRIQAERPVPVLMLTARVDETDILVGLGVGADDYVTKPFRMREVVARVRALLRRVERAAELANTPEALVTLGDLHLDRGARRVRVGADEVHLTPLEFDLLAALAADPGAVHSREDLMAGVWGWADARGTRTLDSHIKSLRAKIGAARVRTVHGVGYALEV, from the coding sequence ATGACCGAGGCCACCGCTGGAGCGCACACACTGCTCGTCGTCGAGGACGACCCGACCATCAACCAGGCGCTGAGCGACCGGTTGGTCGCCGAGGGCTTTGCCGTGGTGCGCGCCTTCGACGGACCCGGTGCCGTCGCGGCCTTCCAGGAGCACCGTCCGGACGTGGTGCTCCTGGACGTGATGCTCCCCGGTTATGACGGCCTCGAGGTGTGTCGACGGATCCAGGCCGAGCGTCCTGTGCCCGTCCTGATGCTGACGGCGCGGGTCGACGAGACCGACATCCTGGTCGGTCTGGGCGTGGGCGCCGACGACTACGTCACCAAGCCGTTCCGCATGCGCGAGGTCGTGGCCCGGGTGCGGGCACTGCTGCGCCGGGTCGAGCGTGCGGCCGAGCTGGCCAACACTCCCGAGGCTCTGGTGACCCTCGGCGATCTGCACCTCGACCGGGGTGCGCGTCGCGTGCGGGTCGGCGCCGACGAGGTCCACCTGACGCCGCTGGAGTTCGACCTGCTGGCGGCCCTGGCTGCCGACCCGGGCGCGGTGCACTCACGCGAGGACCTCATGGCCGGCGTGTGGGGGTGGGCCGATGCCCGTGGCACCCGGACCCTGGACAGTCACATCAAGTCGCTGCGCGCCAAGATCGGTGCCGCCCGGGTGCGGACCGTGCACGGCGTCGGCTACGCGCTGGAGGTCTGA